In Methanosarcina barkeri MS, a single window of DNA contains:
- a CDS encoding type I restriction-modification system subunit M yields the protein MNSDNSHVSQQELEQYLWGAATLLRGGVDPGEYKNIIFPLMFFKRISDVYEEEFEEALRESDGDLEYAQFAENHRFIVPDGSHWKDVREITTDVGKAIRDAMREIEKANPDKLEGIFGDGNWTNKDRLSDKTLIDLLEHFSSLSLTIKNVPQDQFGNAYEYLIKKFADDSGHTAAEFYTNRTVVRLMALIMDPKSGESIYDPTCGSGGMLLNSLLLVKERGEEYRNIKLYGQEINLITSAIARMNMFIHDVGDFQIIRGDTLEDPAFIKNDRVQQFDIVIANPPYSIKKWNHSGWTKDPWGRNIYGTPPQSCADYAFFQHIICSMKEDTGRCAILWPHGVLFRDSEQSMRAKLIEDDYVDCVIGLGPNLFYNSPMEACIVICRKSKPAERKGKIMFINGFEEVIQEKQQAFLSDENIQTLFDLYINYENVSRKSYVATIKEVKENDYNLNVPLYVEKYDLGEVKEPLEVLIQEWTESSQRIKEANEEIFSILSEVGLNDQ from the coding sequence AGCCAGCAGGAACTTGAGCAGTACCTGTGGGGTGCAGCTACTCTTCTCAGGGGAGGCGTTGACCCTGGAGAATACAAAAATATCATTTTTCCCCTGATGTTTTTCAAACGAATTTCCGATGTATACGAGGAAGAATTCGAAGAAGCTCTCAGGGAATCTGACGGAGACCTTGAATACGCCCAGTTTGCAGAAAATCACCGTTTCATAGTTCCAGACGGCTCACACTGGAAAGATGTAAGGGAAATCACCACTGATGTAGGAAAAGCGATCCGAGATGCAATGCGTGAAATCGAAAAAGCCAACCCTGACAAACTTGAGGGCATCTTCGGGGACGGAAACTGGACAAATAAAGACCGTTTGAGCGATAAAACCCTCATAGATCTGCTAGAACACTTTTCAAGCCTGAGTCTCACTATAAAAAACGTTCCTCAGGACCAGTTTGGGAATGCCTATGAGTATCTTATTAAAAAATTCGCGGATGATAGTGGCCACACCGCAGCCGAATTTTATACCAACAGAACAGTTGTCCGTCTGATGGCTTTAATTATGGACCCTAAATCAGGAGAATCTATTTACGACCCGACCTGCGGCTCTGGCGGAATGCTTCTGAACTCCCTCCTTCTGGTGAAAGAAAGAGGTGAAGAATACCGCAATATCAAACTCTACGGCCAGGAAATTAACCTTATAACTTCAGCTATTGCTCGCATGAATATGTTCATCCACGATGTCGGCGATTTCCAGATCATAAGAGGTGACACTCTTGAAGACCCAGCCTTCATCAAAAACGATAGGGTTCAGCAATTCGACATTGTAATTGCAAATCCTCCTTATTCAATCAAAAAATGGAACCATAGCGGCTGGACAAAAGACCCCTGGGGCAGAAATATATACGGAACTCCTCCTCAGAGCTGTGCCGATTACGCTTTTTTCCAGCATATTATATGTTCAATGAAAGAAGATACTGGCAGATGTGCAATTCTCTGGCCTCATGGAGTTCTATTCAGGGATTCTGAACAGAGTATGAGGGCAAAATTGATTGAGGACGATTATGTGGATTGCGTGATAGGCCTGGGACCAAATTTATTCTACAATTCTCCAATGGAAGCCTGTATTGTCATTTGCAGAAAAAGCAAACCAGCCGAAAGAAAAGGAAAAATCATGTTTATAAACGGTTTTGAAGAAGTTATACAAGAAAAGCAACAAGCATTTTTGTCAGACGAAAACATCCAGACCCTCTTTGACCTGTACATAAACTATGAGAATGTCTCCAGAAAATCTTACGTTGCCACGATAAAAGAAGTGAAAGAAAACGACTACAATCTCAACGTACCTCTCTATGTCGAGAAGTACGATCTTGGAGAAGTAAAAGAACCGTTAGAAGTACTGATTCAGGAATGGACAGAAAGCAGCCAGAGAATAAAAGAAGCAAATGAAGAGATATTTTCAATCTTATCAGAGGTAGGATTAAATGACCAGTAA
- a CDS encoding restriction endonuclease subunit S yields MTSNLKNVPPNWQKVRFDEIATIVTDRIEKPIESGLKDYIGLEHLDTDCIRIKRFGSTEDVDATKFLCKKGDIIFGKRRAYLRKVAVSDRDAVVSAHSMVLRPTGDKIYPDFLPCFMQSSIFWKTAHSISEGSMSPTIKWKNLAAQEFWLPSIEEQKKISGLLWSIEDNIQKTEKLIETTETLKQGLLNELLTKGIGHTRFKDSELGRIPEEWEVVRLGNISNVRRGASPRPINDSRYFDSEGTGWIRIADVTSTYKYINKTSQYLSELGVSKSVPVHRGDLIMSICATIGKPVIVDMDACIHDGFVLFSDIKKGIINDFLFYVLLKSEKEFENKRQVGTQGNLNTDIVKKTKIALPSSLEEQKKIVSIFENIDSIIETYHLSLSNLGHLKKKILNEMLSGNLMLKCIPVIIS; encoded by the coding sequence ATGACCAGTAACCTGAAAAACGTTCCTCCAAACTGGCAAAAAGTAAGATTTGATGAAATTGCCACAATTGTTACAGATAGGATAGAAAAACCTATCGAATCAGGACTCAAAGACTACATTGGCCTGGAGCATCTGGACACTGACTGTATAAGAATCAAGAGATTTGGTTCAACGGAAGATGTTGACGCAACAAAATTCCTCTGTAAAAAAGGAGACATCATTTTCGGAAAACGCCGTGCATATTTGAGAAAAGTTGCAGTAAGCGACCGAGACGCTGTAGTTTCAGCTCACTCAATGGTTCTTCGCCCAACGGGAGATAAAATCTACCCTGACTTTTTACCTTGTTTCATGCAATCAAGTATCTTCTGGAAGACTGCACACTCAATTTCCGAAGGATCAATGTCCCCAACAATAAAATGGAAAAACCTTGCCGCACAGGAATTCTGGCTTCCAAGCATCGAAGAACAAAAGAAGATCTCTGGACTTCTCTGGTCCATCGAAGATAACATCCAGAAAACCGAAAAACTCATAGAAACAACTGAAACACTCAAACAGGGGCTTCTTAATGAACTGCTGACAAAAGGAATTGGGCATACCCGATTTAAAGATAGTGAACTGGGGAGGATTCCGGAGGAATGGGAAGTTGTGAGATTAGGGAATATATCAAATGTGAGGAGAGGAGCATCACCACGTCCAATTAACGATTCTAGATATTTTGATTCAGAAGGGACTGGTTGGATCAGGATTGCAGATGTTACCTCCACATATAAATATATCAATAAAACATCTCAATATCTCTCGGAGTTAGGAGTTTCTAAAAGTGTACCAGTGCATAGAGGGGATCTGATAATGAGCATATGTGCTACAATAGGTAAGCCTGTAATTGTTGATATGGATGCCTGTATACATGATGGATTCGTTCTATTTTCTGATATAAAGAAAGGAATTATCAATGACTTTTTGTTTTATGTATTACTAAAGAGTGAAAAAGAATTTGAGAATAAAAGACAAGTTGGAACTCAAGGAAATTTAAATACTGATATAGTTAAAAAAACAAAAATTGCGTTGCCTAGCTCTTTAGAAGAACAAAAAAAGATAGTTAGTATTTTTGAGAATATAGACAGTATAATAGAAACATATCATTTAAGTTTAAGTAATCTTGGTCACCTCAAAAAGAAAATATTAAATGAAATGCTCTCAGGGAATCTAATGCTTAAGTGTATTCCAGTAATCATTTCATGA